The Sphingopyxis fribergensis DNA segment GATATCATAATCCTTCGCCAGATTTTCGGCGGTCTCGATCATGCCGGTGATGACGCCGAAACGCTCGACGGGCTGCGACATCACCCGCCCGCGCGTCAACCGGTCGTGCAGCGTGAGATTGCCGGCTCGCACACCCTTGCGAATGTCGGTGCTGTAATGTTCGACATTCGACATCGATTCGACCCCGCCCGCGACGACGACGTCGGACATCCCCGTCTGCACCATCATCGCGGCATTGATCACCGCCTGCAGCCCCGACCCGCAGCGGCGGTCGAGCTGATACCCCGGCACTTCGAGCGGCAGCCCCGCGGCGAGCCACGACCAGTGGCCGATGCTCGGTGCCTCGCCGTTGCCATAGCCTTGCGAGAAAACGACGTCGTCGACGCGCGTCGGGTCGATCTTCGTGCGCTCGACCAGCGCCTTCAGGATCACCGCACCCAATTCGCCCGCAGTCAGCGAGGACAGGCTGCCGCCGAACTTGCCGACGGGCGTGCGGATCGGGGCGACGATGGCGGCGCGGCGCATGGTCATTTCTTCATTTCTCCGGTGTTGGCGATGCCGACGATACCGGCATCGATCAGCCGCGCAATCTCGCCCGACGAAAGCGACAGCCGCTCGCTCAATATTTCTTCGCTATGCGCGCCATTGCGCGGTGCGGCGCGCGGCGGCTGGCGCTCCGCGTGCGGCAATGTCGCAAAGGCGCCCGCAGCGGGATAGGCGAACCCGCTGGGATTGTCGGTTTGGCCAAAAATCGGATTGCCCGCGACGAGTGCGGGATCCTGCACCGCATCGTGCATCGTGCGATAGGGCGAATGAACGATGCCCCCAGCGTCGAAGGCAGCGGCCAGATCGGGATGATCGCGGGCGCCGATCGCGCGTTCGAACAGTGGATAAAGCGCGTCGCGATGCGTGAAGCGCAGCCCGTCATCGGCCGCGAAGGACACGCCGCGTTCCGCCTCGATCGCCGCGACGGCATCGCCCAGATTCAGCGCCGCGACCAGATTGGCCCATTGGCGCGGGGTGACGACGACGATCATCGTCCGCCAGCCATCGGCGGTGACGAAGTCGCGCCCGAACAGACCATAGACCGCGTTGCCGAGCCGCGGACGGTTCGCGCCCGTATAAAGCATTTCGGCGACGCCACCGAGGTTTGCGACGGTGCCGATCGCGACGTCGGACAGCGGCAGACGAACCTCGCCGCCTTCGCCCGTCGCCGTGCGGCGCTGCATCGCCGCGAGCAGCGCAAAGGCGGCGTAGGCGCCCGTCAGCAAATCCCACGCGGGCAGCACATGGTTAACCGGCTCGGGTCCGGCGCCGGTCAGCATTGGATAACCGACGCTGTTGTTGACCGTATAGTCGAGCGCGGGCGACCCGTCGGCCCAGCCCATAACGCGTATGGTGATGAGGTCGCGACGCCCCTCGGCCAGCACCTCGTGCGACAGGAAGCCGCCGACCGGAAAATTGGTGATAAACTGCCCCGTCGCGCGGACCAGCGCTTGCAGCAACTCGCGCCCCTC contains these protein-coding regions:
- a CDS encoding CoA transferase — encoded protein: MYDLLAGLSVIEASSFVASPTAGLYCAQMGAEVIRVDQVGGGPDFRRWPVTDANDSLYWENLNRAKKSVALDLARPEGRELLQALVRATGQFITNFPVGGFLSHEVLAEGRRDLITIRVMGWADGSPALDYTVNNSVGYPMLTGAGPEPVNHVLPAWDLLTGAYAAFALLAAMQRRTATGEGGEVRLPLSDVAIGTVANLGGVAEMLYTGANRPRLGNAVYGLFGRDFVTADGWRTMIVVVTPRQWANLVAALNLGDAVAAIEAERGVSFAADDGLRFTHRDALYPLFERAIGARDHPDLAAAFDAGGIVHSPYRTMHDAVQDPALVAGNPIFGQTDNPSGFAYPAAGAFATLPHAERQPPRAAPRNGAHSEEILSERLSLSSGEIARLIDAGIVGIANTGEMKK